The segment CTGAAGATAATGTTTCAAATGAGGCAAAAGCAGAAGGTGAAGGTGAAAACGTTGATGGCTCAGAAGCAACCGAAGGGGAAGTTATTCAAGATTTTTCTGAACAATCAGATAGTTTAGAAGATGCATTTGCGAGTAATCCTGATCTTTCATCAATGATTGATCCTGAACTATTACAGTCGAATAAGAGCAAATTTCCTACTGAGTGGCTTATTATTGGTTTTGGTGCGGTTTTACTAATAACTATTTTAGTGTTGCTGGTATTTTTAGTGTTTTAATTAACCACTCTTCTTAACAGTTTCGGTACGGACTATGGTTAGATAAACATATTAGACACTCTTTTCGAATAAGCTCACTTAAAATTCCTAATTTTCTGTTTTCTGTTCTTTAAATCTACATTTTTATGTAATGGCCGACTGTTGATCTTTAAGTAAGGCGAGTTTAAACTGGGCATTTAAAGAACTTAAGAATTTTTTTTAGTTCAGTAGGTAGCGGAGAAACAAAACGCAACATTTGTTTAGTACGGGGGTGTGAAAATGACAGTTCGGCTGCATGCAAAAAAGGACGATTGAGTTTCTGACCATCAAAAATGAGATTTTTTTGATTATTGTCTTTATAACGCTGGTCACCGACTATTGGATGGCCAATGGCAAGCATATGCGCACGTATCTGATGCTGCAATCCAGTGTGAATACGTATATTAAGTAGAGTTGCTGTTTGGTAACGACATAGTACAAAATAATCTGTGCTTGTAGGCATCGCATTTTGAGCATCTGATGCAACCATACGTGGCTGTCTAGCCGTAGCATTTATCTGGCGTTGCAATGGAATATTAATATTACCTATGTCATCAGCAATATTACCATAAACCAGAGATTGGTAATGTTTATCAATGGTATCGTTTTGCACAGCATTAGTTAGTATTCGTAGTACTGCCGCATTCTTTCCAACTACAAGTAATCCAGAAACATCGCGATCGAGTCGTTGTACTAGACCTGGTTTTAAACCTGGTTTTGTAGCGGTAGCGCCAAGATATAAAGAAACCCGAGCCATGACAGAATCTTGGTGATGTGAAGTACCAGAATGAACCGCAAGACCAGTAGGTTTTTCAATAATCAACAGGTCATCATCTTCGAAAATAATATTAGGCTTAGGTAATGACGTACTAGGCAGTGAAATTTCATTAACGACACCAGTAGGTAAAGTAATAGTATCGCCGATAGTTAGGCGAGTATTAGGTTTTTGTTTATGCCCGTTAACCCGAATTGTGCCACGGCGTAGCCATTTCATAATGGTGCCAAGTGATATACCTGGCAAAAATTGGCGAACTAGTGAATCGAGGCGACGACCGTGATTGTTTTCGTCAATAATGATGCGATCAGGCAGCAAACTTTAGATCGCCTTTGTAGTAGCTAGTTAGCTAACCTTTAATAGCAGGGCGAACGATAACATAACCGTTTTTAGGCCCAGGCACTGAACCGCGCAATAAAATAACGTTGTCTTCTTCGCGAATAGCAACCAGCTTGACGTTTTGGGTGGTAATTTTTTTATTGCCTTGATGACCAGGCATTTTGCGGCCTTTCATAACGCGACCAGGCCACTTACGATTACCGATAGAACCACCATGACGAAAATATTCGTGCGAACCATGGCTGGCGTTTGAGCCAGAAAAATTATAGCGCGCAAAAACACCTTGAAAACCAGCACCTTTGCTCGTGCCAGTGATATCAACATATTCGCCAGTTTTAAATTCGGCATCTTTTATGGTGATTTCTTGACCGACTTCGAATTTACCCGCGGTGGCATCGTCAACCCGCATTTCACGAATGTAAGAGCGCGCTTTTTCTTTACCACCAACTTTTTTGAGTGTGCCCTCTTCGGTTTTTGATACCTTACGCTCTAGTTTTTGTGCAAAACCAAGACGCAAAGCACTATAACCATCGCTACGACCGTTTTCGCCTTTGGCCTTGCTGCGTTTATTGAGTACTAAACAAGGGCCTAGTTCGATAACAGTGACACCGATTGAGGTACCGTCTTCAGCGAAGAAGCGGGTCATGCCGAGTTTTTTACCAAGTAAACCGAGTTTTCGCTCTTTGTGACAAGTCATTTGTAACTCCTAATGGTATCAGGACGCGCATTGGAGGCGAAACCCCATGGTAGGTCCTGGCCTGCTAAACAAACGCAGGCAAAGTAGGTGCGCTAGTTATGGCAAGTAGAGGTAAGATGTCAAGATCATGAGGAAAAAAGAATCGTAGTATTATCTCGTTAATCAAAATTATTCGAGGTAACGATTCATAAGGCGATTCAGGATAGGACTGCTAACTACCCGCAAACAAGTTTAGTAAGTAGTCAACAAATCGCACATGAACCTTTAGTTAGTAATTCTGCAAGTGAAAATGTTGATAAATTAATTTTTGGATTTGGGTTAGTGGGGTTAACCGCAGGAAGCGCTTATCTGTTATACTTGCTTTTAGCTGCAAATCCACCAGTGGGTGCTGCAGCAATATTAATTCTTTTAATCTATAGCGCCTATCAAAATAATAATACTAACGAGAAAAAATTATCTACATAATAAAAAAAGTAACACAAAATCCCATATCCGGTGTTCAAGCTAGTGACACGGCATTCATAGAGTGAATCGCCGTATTATCACTACTTGGAGAAATATTTATTATGGGTACATCAACCGGACTTATTGCCACTATTACCACATTACCGATTTTTCAGGCTGAATGGGTGTTATGGTTGCTATTGATATTATCATTATTTTCAGTAGCGGTAATGATTGAACGCCTGTGGTTTTATCGCCGCCATCGTATTAATATTGATGAGATAAGAGATGAATTTAGCAATGCTCTGACTAAGGGCGATTATGCGGGTGCTGCAGCAGTATTACGCTCACGTGATAGCTTAGAAACGAATATCGTTTTATTTGGTTTGCGCGAACATGACAAAGGCCCTGATGCAGTAGAAGAATTATTATCAGGAGCCACCCCTAAAGAGCGTGAACGCTATGAGAAACGCCTTAATTTTTTAGCAACTATTGCATCTAATGCACCCTTTATTGGTCTATTCGGCACCGTACTAGGTATAATTCGTGCCTTTCATGATTTATCTACCAACATGGCAGAAGCTTCAAACATGGTGATGGCAGGTATTGCCGAGGCATTAATCGCAACGGCTGTAGGTTTGCTTGTGGCTATCCCAGCGGTAATTGCATTTAATGTATTTAAGGCAAAAGTAAAGAACGCTGCGAATAACGCCAATCTATTGTCTCGCGTGCTTTTATCCCAGCTTAAATCTGAATAGTTGATTAAATAGTTAGTAGTTGCCGGTTTTTTTACAAGGAGTCATACATGGCCGCTTTAGATACTAATGTTGATAATGATGAGCCTATCGCCAGTATAAATATCATACCATTTGTTGATATAGTTTTGGTGTTGCTAATAATTTTTATGCTTACCTCAGCTGCGATTATTAAGGCGAGCTTTGAAGTTAAACTGCCGCGAGCAGCGGCCGCAGGTGAAGCTATTACTTCGACATTAAATGTAGTTGTTACTTCAGAGTCCAAACTATTTTTAAATGGTGATGAAACCGATATTGAAAATCTTGCCCAAGAAGTTCGCCAACAAGCACAAAACAATCCAGAGTTACAAGCGGTGATTGCTGCTGATCAAGGCTGTGCTTACGGCAAGGTGATTAACGTAATCGATATTGTTAAGCAAGGTGGAGTAAAAGCGTTTGCGCTCAACGTCGAGCGAAAGCATAGCGGCGGTGCTAACAACAATTAATGCAAGCATATAAAAAATAATATTGGAGGTGAAGTTATGACACACAATACAAGCATGCAAGCATTGAACGTTGTGCCGATACTTATTAAATCAACAAGAAGAAATCGTAATATTGAACTACGCCATTTACGACGTCGTCGTGTACAAAATAAAGTCAAACATGCAATTAGCGAAGAAGTTCGTAATTTTGATCCATTACGTCGTCGGCAAAATAGTAAGGCTGCAAAAGTAGCAAGTTTAATAGTATTAATTGCTGGCGGCATTGTAGCGCATGTTGCTTTGTTGGCCGTGGCATTTGCAGTAGCGGGTGTAATTGGCAATTATAAAACACCACAAATCGAGCGTGAGCATATAATTATACAATCTATTGATAAGAATAAAGATCCATTAGAAACATTAGAAAAGCCAAAAATGGATAAACCACTAACTCGTTTGAAAGCAAAACCAAAACCCCAAGTCAAGAAAGTTGAACCAGTAAAGCAGCAAGAGCCACCACCTGATCCTATTAATGAACCTAAAACACCAACGCCGCCACCTAGAGCAGCACCACGTCGTATTGTTGGTTTGAGCATGGAGTCAACAGTTGCCGGGAGTGGAGGACCAAGTTTTGCAGTTGGTAATACACGTATGGGCACAACAGCAAAGCATGCTGAAGATCCAAATAGTGTTTCTAAGCTGCCTGCGCAAAAGAACCGTGTTTCAATGCGTATAGCAAAAGCGGGAGTAACTATTAAGCCACCTAAAAAAATAAAAGAAACTAAACCATCTTATCCACCAGTTTTAAAAGCTCAGGGTATCGAGGGTGATGTAGTACTGCGTATCAATATTGATGCCAATGGGCGAGTCACTCAGGTCAAAATTATTAAAAGCTCTGGATTCGATGAGTTTGATAAGGCTGCTGTTAAGGCCGCAAAGATAGATAGTTGGGCTGCTGCTACTTATGAAGGTGAGCCGGTAGCTGACGTAATCACTTATACAGTACGTTTTAGACTTACTGATGCATGAGGTTATAAATGCAGATAAAATTGCTACTAAGTATATTGGTGTGTGCTAGTCTTTATGGTTGCACTAGTGATTTTGATAAATACAATTTTTTACAAGGCCCGCGACTATTGGCAATTCGTGCTGAGCCATCAACTGTAGCTATTGGTGAGAGCACGATAATAGATACACTTATTTATGCGCCAGAAGATGCCAATATTAGCTATAGTTGGTCTTGGTGTCCGCTGCGAGCTGGGCCTACGCAGAGCTGGCAATGCTCAACTTCGCAAGAACAACTAAATAGTTTATTGATATCGTTTGGCTATGAAGGTGAACCATTAGGCTATAGTTTGGGCAATACACCAACTATTACATTTAATCACATGTTAGCGCCAGAAATGTTGGCACAGTTGTGTATGAATCCTGGTGATATGTTGGCGAACACGGCAATGCCAAATTGTGACCAAGGATATCCGATATCTATTGAATTGAATGTGGATATTGATGGTCATCAAATTCGTGCATTTAAAGAAGTAAATCTAGCATTATCACAAGATGGTCCGGTAAACACTAATCCCCGTATTGATGGCGTTAGTTTTGGTATTAAAAACACTCCTCATGATGAGGCAATCGCAGTGGATGAAAACGACGTGCCAGCCTTGCGAGAAGATACTAAATATAAATTATACGCAGATGTGCCTGAAGAAAGCTCTGAAATGTTTATACGAAGCTTTACTGCTAGCGGTAAGGATCCTTACCTTTCAAAAGAAGGGCTAATTCTTACCTGGTTTATTGGAGTTGGCGAAACAAAATTTATGCGCACCAACTTTGTTGAGAATGAATTAGGATATGATGTTTTAACCGCTAACGAGTGGGAAATACCGCCAGCAAGTGAAATAAAATCAAGCATTATTCCTCTATATCTAGTGCTTCGCGATGAGCGTGGTGGAGTAGGCTGGCTGCAACGTTCATTCACAGTTGAGCAATAAGAAAGGTTTAATATACGATGAGAAACATTAAGTATAAAAGAGCAAATGTTTGGTTTGTTTTTGTTGTAGCTATAGCTTGTACAACTAATAGTATGGCGCAAACATCAGAAGAGATTAATACAAAAGAAACCTCAGAAATTGCAACTGAACAAAATGATAAAGCATTAACCGAAAAAAATGAAGATAAGATAGTTGAATCTGACGAGTCTAATCTTGAAGGACCGATTAAGCCAGAAGAAACTGCAGCTGCGAATAATGCAACGGTAGACAATGAAGCAGAAATAACTAAATTACCAGTACAAATAAAATACTTTGAAGCCAAATATCCTGAAAAGGCATTAGCAGAAAAAATAGAGGCAGTAGTTTTGTTAGATCTTGAAATAGATAAAAATGGGAAGGTTACAAAGGTTGAGGTAGTACAGCCAACAGAATATATTGGTTATGGATTTGAAGAAGCAGCAATAGAAGCTGCCAAGCAATTTGAATTTGAACCTGCGCAGGTAGGTGAAGAACCAATTGCTGTACGTATCACTTATAAGTATGGCTTTACTTTAGCAGTGCCAGAAGAAGTAAAACAAATAGAAAAAGAGCCTGTAGCTAATTTTACAGGAAAATTAGTAGAACGTGGCAAGCGAACCCCTCTTGCCGGTATTAGAGTAATGGTACGTCCGAGTAAGCTAGATACAGGCTTTGAGACGATGAGTAATAAAGAAGGTCGTTTTGAGTTTTTTGATTTGCCAGTGGGAGAATTAATAATAATTATTGAAGCAGAAGGTTATTATCCTTTGCAAACTAGTGAAAATATTGTGGCAGGTGAAAAACTTGAAGTTAAATATTATATTGAACGCACTAGTGATAACCCATACGATGTTTTTGTTGCAGCAAAACGTCCACGCAAAGAAGTCGTACGTCAAACTATTACTGCCCATGAAATCGATAGAGTACCTGGTACCTTTGGTGACCCCATAAGTGTGGTAAAAAGTTTACCTAGCGTAGCGCGAATGCCTTATGGATTAGGAATTATTATTTCACGTGGGGCATCGTATGAAGATTCGCGTGCTGCTATAGGTGGTATTGAAGTACCAATGATATTTCATTTTTTCGCATTGCGTAGTGTTCTGCCAACTAATTTGATTGATAGTCTTGATTTTTATCCTGGCAATTTCCCAGTTTATTATGGTCGTGGTATTGGTGGAGTAATTGATATTAAATTAACAGATGTAAAACCCGAAAGAACTCATGGTTATCTTGAGTTAAATTTAGCAGACGCTAGTAGTTATGTTGAAACACCTATTAGTGATAATGGTACCCTAGTATTGGGTTTGCGACGCAGCTATATTGATGCTGTACTTGATTTTATGATACCAGATGATGCTACTACGACATTTTCAACTGCTCCACGCTATTATGATTGGCAATTAGCTTATAATTTTCGACCATCGCCAGCACATAAATTCTCAGCATTTATTTTTAGCTCAGATGACAGTATGAAAGTAATTTCTAAAACTCCAAGTGATGATATGGACCCAGCAGCGATGAGTGGTCGTGCGGGTTTTGACAGTCGCTTTTATCGGGGAATTTTACGTTATGATTATAAGCCTGATGCTACTATAGATAATGAATTGCAATTAGCGATAGGTAAAGATATTAATAAAATGTATCAAGGCGAACAGTTTCGTTATGATATTGATGTGATAACTATTCAGTTGCGAGAGAGATTGCGATTGATTTGTAATGATAATCTAGCAGCAAGCATTGGTGTAGATTACCAGATAGTACAAATTAATGGTTCAGTAAGATCTGCAGGCGGCGGACCACTACAAGAAGGCGATCCAATGTATTATTATAGTGGTGACACACCTCTTTCTACAAACTATAAAAATGACTGGCTACATAATCCAGCGCTGTTTGTTGAATTAGAATGGAAACCTGTAGATGATTTGCTCATAGTACCAGGGGTGCGGTTAGATTATTTCGATCAGCCAAATCAACTAACAGCGGACCCACGTTTAACAATTCGCTATAATATAACTGATAAAATAGTTGCTAAAGCAGCAAGCGGTATCTATCATCAGACCGCATCACCAGATCAAACTGATGAAGCTTATGGTAACCCTGATCTAAAAACTGAACGTTCAATTCATAATTCGGTCGGATTTGAATGGCAAGTGCTAGCAATGCTATCTATTGATGTAAACGGGTTTTATAATAAAATGGATAATCTTGCGGGGCGTGCGAGTGGTGTTGCTGAGCGTAACGGAAAAGTTGTACCAAAAATATATTCAAACGAAGCCAAAGGCCGCGCTTATGGTGTTGATTTAATGGTGCGAAAAGAATTATCGCATAATTTATTTGGCTGGGTTTCTTATACATTATCACGCTCAGAGCGTCTCGACCCCGGTGCTAAGACGTATAGATTATTTGATATTGATCAGACGCATATTTTAACTTTGGTTGCTAGTTATAAATTACCAAGAAATTGGGAAATAGGTATTCGTTGGCAATATACTACAGGAATGACGTATATTCCCTTTAATAAAGGCGTTTTTGTAAGTGATGAAGATGCTTATAGACCAGTTGTTGGTGAAATAAACAATAAACGCTTAGGCGATTTTCATCAACTTGATGTGCGTATAGATAAACATTGGGTTTTTGATAAATGGTTGTTAAACGTATTTTTAGATTTACAAAACGCATATAATCGTACGAATCCAGAAATGATGTCAGATAATTATAATTATACTCAACATAAACCAACAGGTGGTTTGCCAATAATACCAGTTTTTGGCATTCGAGCTGAGATGTAGACTATTAGATGCTGCCTATTATTGCTGTGAATTATCATACCAGTAAGTAGATATAATATGTGGTGCAATAATAGCATCAGTTAGCAACGTGCAATAATCGCCACACTATATAGAAATCACAGAGAATACATCGACAGTTTTGCCTTGTTGAATTACATGTTGACCAGCATCGATATCGGATGCCCAAGGCAGACCAGTTGGTAAAATAATGTCGAGGTTGAATGCAACTAAAGCATCATTATAAGTAGAATTATTAGTAATGTTAATATGGGCTGTTGCGCTAGTACCATCTATTGTAATATTACTGTTAGCATAGAAGAGACAGAAAAACTCCAAACACTAAGAGTCAAAACACCATCATGAGCTTGAGACGTATTTATTAGTTCAACTGCGGGTACTAAATCGCAAAGCGGAGAAATAGTAAAACTAGCAGAGGGACCAATAGGAGTTTTTTCATTATCGCCACAAGAAGTAGAAACTATAGCCATTAGGAATAAATAGTATGGAATGAATAACTTTAAACCATAAGGGGTGTTATCGGTGATGTTCATCGCAGCCTTCCTTGCTAATTTATCTAGGATGAAAAGAATTAATGATATGTAGACGAAAAGCGCAATGCGCTAAATAATAGAATAGATAAAATACTTAAAAATACCAAAATAAGTTAGATAAACGATAAAAAACCAGAAAAAACAAATAAATTGTAAAAAGCCATAGTATAATTTGCTTAAGATATATAAATGTTAAAAAAAATAAGCAGTAACAAGATCTAGTTTTTATATATTTAGCAACCAATTTGACTAGTTAGCGATAATATATAAAAGGATTCGGTCTAGATTACGATGTCATTAAAGCTAGATAAAGACCCAAGAATGGTACACGCCAGCGTATTTTATAATAATGGTGATCTAGCTAAGTGTCGGCATATTTTAGAAACAATGCTGCAAGAGGCCGAATATTCTCAAGCTTCAAAGAGTGTTGAGATTTTATGGCGTATGGCCATGGTCGCATTGCGCGAGCAAAAATTCGAAGAAGCTGAAGTTATTCTAAATAAAGTACTCTCAATTGACAGCTTATGTGTTCAAGCGCTGCAAATGCAATTCATGCTGTGGGAGCAAGCAGGAAATACTCAAGCAATCGCTGATGCTGTTGCTGAAATCGAAAAACATATTAATAATGACGACTCGCTTGCAATGTTGGTAATATCTGCCAATCTTAATTATCTAAAGAACGCAAATAGAGCTATTGAACAACTACTTAGTTTGGCCAAGCGTAACGACACAACTGTAGAATACCGCGAATTTGCGGCAAATTTATTGCTAAGTATGAAGCGATATGAAGAAGCAGAGACTGTGGTTAAAAAGGCATTAAAATTTGTAAAAGATGATATGAAAATTTTAGCTGCATTAGCATATTCTTTAGCGATGCAGGATAAAGAGCAAGAACTTATACCTGTGATTGAGAAATTAGCACCACGAACACGTGACAATAGCGAAGTTGCCTGGCTAATTGGGCAGGTATACGAAAAACTAGGGCAAAATGCCAATGCTTTAAAAGCATATCAAAATGGTAAAATTATAATAAATAGACACAAAGTAATTGATGAGCGATTTGATATAAAAATTA is part of the Deltaproteobacteria bacterium genome and harbors:
- a CDS encoding RluA family pseudouridine synthase, producing the protein MLPDRIIIDENNHGRRLDSLVRQFLPGISLGTIMKWLRRGTIRVNGHKQKPNTRLTIGDTITLPTGVVNEISLPSTSLPKPNIIFEDDDLLIIEKPTGLAVHSGTSHHQDSVMARVSLYLGATATKPGLKPGLVQRLDRDVSGLLVVGKNAAVLRILTNAVQNDTIDKHYQSLVYGNIADDIGNINIPLQRQINATARQPRMVASDAQNAMPTSTDYFVLCRYQTATLLNIRIHTGLQHQIRAHMLAIGHPIVGDQRYKDNNQKNLIFDGQKLNRPFLHAAELSFSHPRTKQMLRFVSPLPTELKKILKFFKCPV
- the rplC gene encoding 50S ribosomal protein L3; amino-acid sequence: MTCHKERKLGLLGKKLGMTRFFAEDGTSIGVTVIELGPCLVLNKRSKAKGENGRSDGYSALRLGFAQKLERKVSKTEEGTLKKVGGKEKARSYIREMRVDDATAGKFEVGQEITIKDAEFKTGEYVDITGTSKGAGFQGVFARYNFSGSNASHGSHEYFRHGGSIGNRKWPGRVMKGRKMPGHQGNKKITTQNVKLVAIREEDNVILLRGSVPGPKNGYVIVRPAIKG
- a CDS encoding MotA/TolQ/ExbB proton channel family protein: MGTSTGLIATITTLPIFQAEWVLWLLLILSLFSVAVMIERLWFYRRHRINIDEIRDEFSNALTKGDYAGAAAVLRSRDSLETNIVLFGLREHDKGPDAVEELLSGATPKERERYEKRLNFLATIASNAPFIGLFGTVLGIIRAFHDLSTNMAEASNMVMAGIAEALIATAVGLLVAIPAVIAFNVFKAKVKNAANNANLLSRVLLSQLKSE
- a CDS encoding biopolymer transporter ExbD; the protein is MAALDTNVDNDEPIASINIIPFVDIVLVLLIIFMLTSAAIIKASFEVKLPRAAAAGEAITSTLNVVVTSESKLFLNGDETDIENLAQEVRQQAQNNPELQAVIAADQGCAYGKVINVIDIVKQGGVKAFALNVERKHSGGANNN
- a CDS encoding energy transducer TonB; translated protein: MTHNTSMQALNVVPILIKSTRRNRNIELRHLRRRRVQNKVKHAISEEVRNFDPLRRRQNSKAAKVASLIVLIAGGIVAHVALLAVAFAVAGVIGNYKTPQIEREHIIIQSIDKNKDPLETLEKPKMDKPLTRLKAKPKPQVKKVEPVKQQEPPPDPINEPKTPTPPPRAAPRRIVGLSMESTVAGSGGPSFAVGNTRMGTTAKHAEDPNSVSKLPAQKNRVSMRIAKAGVTIKPPKKIKETKPSYPPVLKAQGIEGDVVLRINIDANGRVTQVKIIKSSGFDEFDKAAVKAAKIDSWAAATYEGEPVADVITYTVRFRLTDA
- a CDS encoding TonB-dependent receptor, whose amino-acid sequence is MRNIKYKRANVWFVFVVAIACTTNSMAQTSEEINTKETSEIATEQNDKALTEKNEDKIVESDESNLEGPIKPEETAAANNATVDNEAEITKLPVQIKYFEAKYPEKALAEKIEAVVLLDLEIDKNGKVTKVEVVQPTEYIGYGFEEAAIEAAKQFEFEPAQVGEEPIAVRITYKYGFTLAVPEEVKQIEKEPVANFTGKLVERGKRTPLAGIRVMVRPSKLDTGFETMSNKEGRFEFFDLPVGELIIIIEAEGYYPLQTSENIVAGEKLEVKYYIERTSDNPYDVFVAAKRPRKEVVRQTITAHEIDRVPGTFGDPISVVKSLPSVARMPYGLGIIISRGASYEDSRAAIGGIEVPMIFHFFALRSVLPTNLIDSLDFYPGNFPVYYGRGIGGVIDIKLTDVKPERTHGYLELNLADASSYVETPISDNGTLVLGLRRSYIDAVLDFMIPDDATTTFSTAPRYYDWQLAYNFRPSPAHKFSAFIFSSDDSMKVISKTPSDDMDPAAMSGRAGFDSRFYRGILRYDYKPDATIDNELQLAIGKDINKMYQGEQFRYDIDVITIQLRERLRLICNDNLAASIGVDYQIVQINGSVRSAGGGPLQEGDPMYYYSGDTPLSTNYKNDWLHNPALFVELEWKPVDDLLIVPGVRLDYFDQPNQLTADPRLTIRYNITDKIVAKAASGIYHQTASPDQTDEAYGNPDLKTERSIHNSVGFEWQVLAMLSIDVNGFYNKMDNLAGRASGVAERNGKVVPKIYSNEAKGRAYGVDLMVRKELSHNLFGWVSYTLSRSERLDPGAKTYRLFDIDQTHILTLVASYKLPRNWEIGIRWQYTTGMTYIPFNKGVFVSDEDAYRPVVGEINNKRLGDFHQLDVRIDKHWVFDKWLLNVFLDLQNAYNRTNPEMMSDNYNYTQHKPTGGLPIIPVFGIRAEM